The genomic stretch TCTGTTTTCAGAGAGTTCCCTCAGAAAATTTCGAACAAAAGAGGTCAATGAGGACAATGAAGCTCTAATATCCTTAAGTATTCCAACTCAGTAAAAAAATAATTCATATAAACAATTACTAATCCATCAAAACAACATCTGACATTCCCAATTGACTTTGACTAACGCCTTTGACGTCAAGAACAAACATAACACTATTCAGATAGTTAAAGGAttaaaataatcatttttaaaattaaaaaatcaaaataaactttgaaaaaaaaaatacaggataaaaaaatattaaatcaATAAATTATAACAAAATAATTATAAAAACAAAAGCTCGCGTGAGCAATTAACATCTCAAAGGACTTTTCATTTTTTATAAAGTAATTATTTGAAAAAGTAATAGCTTTTATATATAATTTGGAAAGCGTTGCAATTTGGTAAAAATAAATATTGTTTGATTctatttataataaaatattaaattttgAGATTAATTAAATGATCAATATATCTGATATGTTATACGGtcaaatatattaattatttattaaaacTAAAAAATAGTTTGTTTTTTCGTAAATAAGATTAGATTAAGTGGTAAATTGGTGCGAATTTTGTTAAAAGAACCCAAAATTCAAGTAAGCCAAAGTCTCATCCGCAAATCAAGGTAAGAGAATGTTATTAAAAAAATTGTAAGATGCATGATAGCATGTGAGTGTTGAAATTTGTGTTGGCAAATCAATCATGATAATAACAATATGATGAAGATATGATATAATAAGATGATATAATGTTATATGATGTCACGTCACTGGCTAAGACACAGAAAGTGGTAGAAATAAAATGAAAGCTCCCAAACAGATCAGGAAACCGGATGTGAAGCGGTTGAGTTGAAAGTTGAAAGTGGTGATGGAGAAGAAGCTGAAGGTGTATGCAGATCGTATGTCCCAACCATCTCGAGCAGTTCTTACATTCTGCAGGTAATTAATTCAACAATCTCATCAatcattactatattttattcaTGACTTTTTCACCATATATGGATGAAACACACATTATGATCTAGAATGGATTTTGAAAAGGTTGAACGGAATCGAGTTTGAGGAGATCAAAATTGACACTTCCAAACGCCACCAATTATCTCCACAATACACCGGTACAATATGATACAATAAACAAAACAGCATGTGCTTCAACTTAATTCATATTCATCTTGTAAATTATTTCAGATGTAAACCCTCTCCGGAAAGTTCCAGCTATTGTCCATGGGAACTTCAATCTCTCCGAGAGGTataactaactaactaactactttgttttttttttctaaCACAATCTCATCTTGTTTACTAtcatttttagggttttaaaaAAAACTGTCGGTTTTGGCAGATGCTTATACCGATACAGTTATTACTCTTTTCTATATTAAAGAATAGATTATGATTAATTCACACACGACGATTGCTATCAGTACCGCAACACCTGTATAGACCGAAATTGCGAAAATCTTCAGTGTCGCAACACCCGTACAAACCGAAATCGCGAAAATCTTTACGCGACCGCAACCGTTTTTTAAGACTCTGGTCATTTTTAATGTTATTTCTATAAATTTTTAATGTCAACTTTGAACTTGTTGATTAATCATGTCTTGTTTCTGCAGTCATGCAATCCTTGTCTATCTTGTTTCTGCTTTTCCTGGAATAGCTGACCATTGGTTAGTCCAAACACTTCTTTTGCTTTTTCTGGAATCTCTAACTGCTTGGACTGTTTCAATTTGTAGTAGCTGTAGCTGAACATGTGTTTGATTCTAAGGAGGAAAAAAAAGACTAAGATAGAATTAACTTTATAAAATCGATTCTGACTAAAACTAAGTTATTCATGTAAAAATGGATTAAACAATTGTAGAGGCAAAAGCTCCAAATTCTAACTTGAGAATGGTTCCTTGTGCTATTCTAATGCTTTCGTTAGTCCTCGTTGGGGATGTTTATTTGAAATTAGGATGAATAAAGGTATTGATTCTGATTCCAATTTTATTCTTCGATACTTTTTTTGCAATCTGAAATAGATCTTAGTTTCAATGCATTATGGTAGAAGTGTTTATGATTATTAGTTAGTTCTTTTAACGGCTTTTCTTTTTGATGTTCTAGGTATCCAACTGATGTTTTCAGAAGAGCCAAAATTCAGTCAGTATTGGATTGGCATCACTCCAATTTACGATATGGAGCAGGTACTTTACACATCTAAATTAAAAATTCATGGAAACTTCTGAGATTAGAACATTTCCCACCGAATTTTCCATTGGGAGGAAAATCTTCGACTAACCGCTGGCAGTGGCAAAATCAACTTTTGCAGATCATTATGTAATAAACACTGTATTAGGACCTGCACTTGGTCATCCACTGAATCCAAAAGCAGCTTCTGAAGCAGAGAAAGTTTTATCATCTTCTTTATCAAATCTAGAGAAAATTTGGCTAAATGGAAATGGACGATTCCTTCTTGGTGGCTCACAACCGTCTATAGCAGATCTCAGTCTGGTGTGTGAACTAGTACAACTTGAGGTAACTGAATATGACTCTGTAATTGTTGATTTAACCAACTTATTACCTCGGTGTCTTGAAATCTCTGGTTAAAACAGAATGATGAATAGTATTATGATTGAGTTTTCATAAAtttgtgaattttttttattCAAATGTAAATAAACATAGGTTTTGGATGAGAAAGATCGCGATCGAATACTATCTCCATACAAGAAAGTTGTTCGGTGGATTGAGGATACAAGAGCCGCAACAAATCCTCACTTTGACCAAGTGCATAACATCCTTTTCAGAGTTAAAATGAAACTCCAACACCCGCGTTCAATGGATGCTGAAGCTGGGACTGAGACGAGCAGCAAGATGGGGAGGCATTCCAAGATGTGAATTCAATGCTTTCATGTTTTTTCACAAGACTGACATATTTGTAGCCTAAGTAGATTTTGTGAGTGAATAAGTAGAAGTCCACATAGAAATGTGATCGTACTTGGCAACTTATACCTTGGAAGTGTATTATACGTAACTTTAAGTGTCCAATTTGATCAAGACTCTTAACTCCTAACACCTTCTACTTAGATGAAAATACATTTGACCAATTAACCTAAGATATTTTCTTCCTcatcttttatttttttaatctCCACAGTTATTGTTCCTCTTGCCAGTTATTGTTAATATTGTGAGAGAGACAAATAATTGAAGCCGTCAAAGTTTGTAGATCCATTGACCTTGGACACGGCATTTGACTTCACATTCATCCCACTTTTTTTGGACACGGCACTTGACTACACATTCATCCCACTTTACACTGAATATTAATTAGTTGAATAGATAGCCACCAAAACAGACGCACACCCACCTACATCACCTCACGTAACAGTGCTCTCGTcaaaatttgaaagaaaaaaaaaaaactcaCAAAATACATAAACATGAGTCAAACTGCCGAAGATAAAATGTCTATACTTACTATTATTAAGTCAAGGTCGAAAGAGTAAATGTCAACTCTTAAATAACATGTGAATGTTATGAATATTACATTTAATAGATAAAAGTGTTTATTGTGATTTACACTTACAAAAAAGTGATGAATGTGGTTTTTGACATGTAACGTGCATAAGTTTAATAATTAaaatttttactattttttatttaCATTTTGCTGAAAAATAAATTACACCCGTGTATATTTTATATATTATCTAGTATCTGGCCGTGTATTAATTGTTTAAATTTCAAATAACACTTCTCACTTTACGATTAGTTTGAAACTGTTAATATTTTTTCTTACGAATTTGATTTTGGTGTAGCTTATTTTTCTATCAATTTTACCCTTAGACAACTTACATAATAACTTTTAATAACTTCTATTGAAACTACTATTATCATATTTCAGataacttcctactattaacttcttatataattttcaattaaaattaacattaaataaaataatatcgtatatattttcacgtGTGTTCATTAAAAAAGCGGACAGACGGACACAGAGTGCCCGTCTGGACACTATTTACACATAAAACAAATACAATCAATAAAAATGAAAGAATAAAAATATGAAAGATACTATTTTTTCTTTATctaaataaattaaaatatatgagaaaaaaaatatacaatactATGTATGGTCACACTTATTTTTAAATAGAAAATATCTAAAAATATTTATAAGTCTATTTAGTTAAAAAGATTAAACCAActattataatttttttaaagcCTATTCGACTAGTCTATTTAAATAAATATGTTgataatttattattattattattattattattattattattattattattatgtattttgagttaaaatacaaaaaaaaaatttagtgattttgaagaagttatgaatATATATTAAGAACACCTTATAAACAATGTCATAAATTATTTTCACAAATTCTCCTAATAAATTTGTCACACAAAACTTATACTAATAGATAAGTTTAGATAATTCAATGCAAACAAATCTTAGCCCCATTGATCTTTTAGTTTGTAAGTCTAATTAAACTTTAGTTTATGTTTACATATGTTTAAATGAAACATGAAGTTTCTCTATCTCTTAGGAGTTGTCCTAGTTTATGTTTTCTTGCTTATCAAATTAATAGTTTGGTTTATTTGTTATAATTGAGTATCCTCACGTATTTGCACATTCTAGACTTGAGTACTAAATCATTTTCACGCAGACATAAATTAAAATATTTGATTAAGTTAACACAATATGTTTCTAGTCAATTGGTGAGAGGTTTGAACCAAGAAACAAATGAGATCATGGTTTGTGGAACTCCTTTTGGCGGTCATGATTGGTTTTGTGATTCAATTTCTTGTAAATTGGGAAGAGGCAATTCTATTCTTTTTTGGAAGCATTGTTGGTTGGGAAATAGTTCTCTTAAGCTTCTTTTTCCTCGTTTATTTGAGGTTTGTTCTTTTCCTAATGCTCTTGTGATTAATTGTGGTTTATGGGAGAATGTGGGTTGGAGTTGGAAGGTGGGTGTTGATTCTACCTTATTAGTAGGTGAATTATTGGAGGATTGGAAGGAGTTAATAGAGATCCTAAAGGATGTGAAACCGTGTATGAATGGGGTTGATAAATTAATTTGGTGGAGAGATGTGGGGGGTTTTTCGGTTAGGAATGCATTTAAACGATTGTATACTTTGAATATGGCTATTCCTACTGGTAGTGATTTTAGATTTTGTGAACTTAAAAGATTATGGAAAGCTACTATTCCGTGGAAAGTCAAGTTGTTTTGGTGGAGATGGATCTTGGGAGCCTTACCGACGAGAAAAGAACTTTGGCATAGAGGTGTGATTTTAGGGGTGGAAGCTTCTTTTTGTCCCTTATGTGATTTAGAAGAGGAATTTGTTGGTCACCTTTTTCTTAAGTGTGGTAAAGTTAAATCTATCTGGAAGGAAGTGTTCTCGTGGTTTGgaatggattttgatgttctATTGGAAAGTTCGGATATTGATACTATTGTTACCGGAGAAGATGTGCTTTTATTTCTATCAAATTCTTTGGATGGTAGAGTGAAGTCATCTTTTTTCGCTTTTATTTGGTCTTTGGTTTGTTGGAGCATTTGGAATGCTAGAAATAATTTGGTCTTTGAACATTCTAATTGGAATGTGGTTGAGATTTTATTGTTTATTAAATCAATTGGGTGGGATTGGATTTCTATTTTGTCTAAGGGGAATATAGATATTAATAGAGATTTATGGTTTGTTAATCCTTCTAATTTCATTGGATTGTAACTTTTTTCCCTTTGTATTGGGTTGCACCCCTTGTGCGTATTAATACAAGTgattatcaaaaaaaaaaatgaGAACATGGTTCAAATCGTGGCATGTCTAGATTCAAATCAACACTTCATTTTTattaaaatttgaatttttggaaGTGTAATTCATATAAGGGAATTGGCTTACTGAAAACAAATTGTATGTGAAAAATCAGGATTCGCTTCTGTGAGTTTGATCTGAATCATGAGAAAGTAGGTTTTTTCTTTTAAGTGTTTGATTCGAATCATAGTAAAGCATAATTCATATCATAAAGATTTTAATTTGAATCATAAAAAGGTTTGACTCGAATAAAATCTTGCCtgtaaattttttatttttattatgtAATTTTGATTCGAATCATATAGATGCCTGACTCGAATAACAAGACTGAATCATAAAAAAGCTTAATTTGAATAATAGAGGCAACTTTCTGGATTTTTAACTCTTGATTTAAATCATTCACTCTTTTGATTCGACTCGTACCATTTACCACTGACTCGAATAAAATGATTATTTTCTCTCATTTTTGTGATTTATCTCCAACACATATATAAATCGTTTTTCTAAATTTCTTTCATAACATTCTATATTTTATAACACACAACACACTTATCTCTCAAACTTTCAAATAACATTTTGAGTTTGTTCTGAAAGTGCAACCAAAATTTCTCTTTATCTTTAACCTTTAGCTTTTACCATTGTTGTTCAGATTAGCTTCTCAATCTGGGGTGTGATATCTGTGTGAGGAGGTTCGTTTTGTAATTAGGATTTTGTGAAGAATTTTAAAGATCTCAAGTTGGCATTTTTGCGTGGTTGTGGTTGAAATTGATAATCTAGCGGAAAAATAAGTAGTTCCTTTTCTCCAATATTTTTCGGTAAAGTTGTGTAGAAGCTGCTACAAACAGAGCTTGGGTTTCTCTCATCTTTAGACAATTCAAGGCTCAGATAAGGAACCGATAGTTCTTGAAACTGGAAGATAGAAGTTAAAATCAAGCTAGTGTTAGACGATAGACTTCGATCTCGAGGGGGTGAATAGACCACTAGTTTAAAACCTTGAACAAAAATAGTTTTTGAAAAGTTTATGACAAATGGAAGTAACCCGGATCGAATCGACTAACCGAACCTCTATCGAAAAGTTTGAATATATGTTAATGCTATCAACGTATGATAATGAACACAAATTTATCAAAGACTTtggtgaaggagaattgcggtccaaaacatagcggaaattaaaattttctcctttagagatccttacgaatggtcatgatcagtgatagaatatttaccttttgtgacgattgaaaccttttggtgcagatctcttgtgacgatcaaaacctttgatgcagatccacgaagcgatcacgaacgttgaatgatgacaacgtctctactcaatccacacgaacggattccttcaatctcagtgctagctggtacgaatgaaggctttgagtgagagagagagaaagagaaaacgaaaataatgcaaccgcaattcatgcttctgcacaagggttctatttatagaaccacttgtgtgagcttcaagctaaaagcccacttaagtgtattttgacccatatcttataatatgcccaaaatcacttaagcccatggtaccttaccatatttcgtattccttagttactctatctctcatcaatccgtcctttgtgtgtgaccctgtaggttttcgtgacgttggcaattatattaaatcacacatttaacataataaacagtgagcgctatctagcaacacatcactgctacccaagtcacgaaaatgtcatgtgatctgacaaaacctcttgtgataataattatgtgtataattacccttttgccctgatgtctatattgaacacaaggcatagaccgtgtcacccttgtccagttcaatattgggcccatagacatttatcctgttacgcaggattggcaaattccatctaggacactcatgtccctcagcatgcttcgtggagtacccatcaactatctttatggttatccagttacggacaacgttggatcagcaataaagcactcgactctacatctaggatccatagtggtttcaggtcgaagagtggtatacactattatcaccatgagaataacttatgacactttgcataactttctatatagtattctcatagcgggtcaatccagtataaatattactcctaatattcatacctatgtttaaaacttgataactctttatccatgatccatgagatgtgatcatcagtctacaaacataatagtcttaatgctttaatgttatcccacttcacattaaagctcgactacggatactttaagaacagtgcccttatgtttaatgtgttctcatgattaagtcacacttaatacattaaacggactatctattccagggactttattaatcaaccataataaagaaaatgccttttattattaataaataattcgatacaagtaccaaaaaagtattggcctctagggcttacaccaacaatctcccactagcactagagtcaatcaggcataccctttatgcccattgatctagtatggccatcatgcttctgctgcgcaagaggctttgtcaatgggtcagctatattgtcaagtgtaggtactttacatattttcacatctcctctatctattatctctcgaatgagatgataacgcctaagtatgtgtttggatcgttggtgagatctaggttccttggcttgtgcgatagcaccattgttatcacagtagagaccaatgggatccataatgctaggaactatgccaagttcactaatgaactttttgatccaaacaacttcctttgctgcacttgaggcagcaatatactcggcctcggttgtagaatcagcaactgtatcttgctttgaacttttccagctcacagcgccaccgtttaagcaaaacacataaccagattgcgatctaaagtcatccttatctgtctggaagctagcatcggtatatccaattacagccaactcttcctgacctccatatatcaagaatgagtccttagtccttctcaaatacttaaggatattcttgacagctacccagtgagcatcaccaggatcagattggtacctactcgttgcacttaaagcatacgagacatctggtcgagtacataacatggcatacatgatagatcctattgcagatgcatatggaatcttattcatgcgatccctttcttccttagttaaaggggattgtgtttttgatagacacaggccatgttgcataggtatgaatcctttcttggaatcatgcatattaaagcgtctcaacactttgtctatgtatgtactctgacttaggccaagcagtttttgtgatctatctctatagattctgattcctaatatataggctgcttcacctaggtccttcatagaaaatcatttccccaaccaagactttacttgttgtagggtagggatatcgtttccaatgagtaatatgtcatctacatataataccaggaaaacgatcatgctcccactaaccttcttgtagacacaaggctcatcttcgttcttgatgaatccatattgttttactgtttcatcaaaacgaagattccagcttctggaagcttgcttcaatccatagattgatctttgtaacttacatatcttttgggcttcctctggtatgtcaaatccttcaggctgtgtcatgtacacatcctcaagaagatttccattaaggaaagcagttttgacatccatctgccatatttcataatcatgatatgcagcgatagcaagtaaaatccgaacagatttaagcattgcaactggtgaaaaggtttcatcatagtcaatcccatgaatttgtttatatccttttgcaaccagtcttgccttataggtatgtaccttaccatccatgccagtcttctttttgaagacccacttgcatcctatagggttaactcctacaggaggctctaccaaggtccaaacttggtttgtgtacatggaatccatttcagatttcatggcttctagccacttctcagactcgggaccagttatggcctcttggtaggtcacaggctcatcttgatccatgagtaatacatcaccttgatcagttatgagatatccatatctctcaggtagttgacgtatcctgcttgacctacgctggtcttgttctacttgagcaggttgctcttccacaacttcttgtgtttcctgctctaattcctccataggtgtatctatgctttgtgattcttgaaaTCTTCAAGCTCTAttttcctccc from Lathyrus oleraceus cultivar Zhongwan6 chromosome 7, CAAS_Psat_ZW6_1.0, whole genome shotgun sequence encodes the following:
- the LOC127105596 gene encoding glutathione S-transferase T1 isoform X2, with amino-acid sequence MEKKLKVYADRMSQPSRAVLTFCRLNGIEFEEIKIDTSKRHQLSPQYTDVNPLRKVPAIVHGNFNLSERYPTDVFRRAKIQSVLDWHHSNLRYGADHYVINTVLGPALGHPLNPKAASEAEKVLSSSLSNLEKIWLNGNGRFLLGGSQPSIADLSLVCELVQLEVLDEKDRDRILSPYKKVVRWIEDTRAATNPHFDQVHNILFRVKMKLQHPRSMDAEAGTETSSKMGRHSKM
- the LOC127102040 gene encoding uncharacterized protein LOC127102040; protein product: MVCGTPFGGHDWFCDSISCKLGRGNSILFWKHCWLGNSSLKLLFPRLFEVCSFPNALVINCGLWENVGWSWKVGVDSTLLVGELLEDWKELIEILKDVKPCMNGVDKLIWWRDVGGFSVRNAFKRLYTLNMAIPTGSDFRFCELKRLWKATIPWKVKLFWWRWILGALPTRKELWHRGVILGVEASFCPLCDLEEEFVGHLFLKCGKVKSIWKEVFSWFGMDFDVLLESSDIDTIVTGEDVLLFLSNSLDGRVKSSFFAFIWSLVCWSIWNARNNLVFEHSNWNVVEILLFIKSIGWDWISILSKGNIDINRDLWFVNPSNFIGL
- the LOC127105596 gene encoding glutathione S-transferase T1 isoform X3 gives rise to the protein MQIVCPNHLEQFLHSADVNPLRKVPAIVHGNFNLSESHAILVYLVSAFPGIADHWYPTDVFRRAKIQSVLDWHHSNLRYGADHYVINTVLGPALGHPLNPKAASEAEKVLSSSLSNLEKIWLNGNGRFLLGGSQPSIADLSLVCELVQLEVLDEKDRDRILSPYKKVVRWIEDTRAATNPHFDQVHNILFRVKMKLQHPRSMDAEAGTETSSKMGRHSKM
- the LOC127105596 gene encoding glutathione S-transferase T1 isoform X5; the encoded protein is MQIVCPNHLEQFLHSADVNPLRKVPAIVHGNFNLSERYPTDVFRRAKIQSVLDWHHSNLRYGADHYVINTVLGPALGHPLNPKAASEAEKVLSSSLSNLEKIWLNGNGRFLLGGSQPSIADLSLVCELVQLEVLDEKDRDRILSPYKKVVRWIEDTRAATNPHFDQVHNILFRVKMKLQHPRSMDAEAGTETSSKMGRHSKM
- the LOC127105596 gene encoding glutathione S-transferase T1 isoform X1; amino-acid sequence: MEKKLKVYADRMSQPSRAVLTFCRLNGIEFEEIKIDTSKRHQLSPQYTDVNPLRKVPAIVHGNFNLSESHAILVYLVSAFPGIADHWYPTDVFRRAKIQSVLDWHHSNLRYGADHYVINTVLGPALGHPLNPKAASEAEKVLSSSLSNLEKIWLNGNGRFLLGGSQPSIADLSLVCELVQLEVLDEKDRDRILSPYKKVVRWIEDTRAATNPHFDQVHNILFRVKMKLQHPRSMDAEAGTETSSKMGRHSKM
- the LOC127105596 gene encoding glutathione S-transferase T1 isoform X4 translates to MEKKLKVYADRMSQPSRAVLTFCSHAILVYLVSAFPGIADHWYPTDVFRRAKIQSVLDWHHSNLRYGADHYVINTVLGPALGHPLNPKAASEAEKVLSSSLSNLEKIWLNGNGRFLLGGSQPSIADLSLVCELVQLEVLDEKDRDRILSPYKKVVRWIEDTRAATNPHFDQVHNILFRVKMKLQHPRSMDAEAGTETSSKMGRHSKM